One stretch of Eupeodes corollae chromosome 2, idEupCoro1.1, whole genome shotgun sequence DNA includes these proteins:
- the LOC129946126 gene encoding serine/arginine-rich splicing factor 4-like isoform X1 yields the protein MSPPTPPSPPIISRYAREEEEQKTSSRSHHRTARDYRASRSRSRGRGRSSRLSPDRERRYRPRTHSRSRSRDVSRYRWKQRSEKSPSRHRRERSPSKSIVRPERRRRSSHRSRSRSYSKTHKNISNRSKSRSRSHSRSRRRHNRSRSGSKSHRTRDTRSRSKRREDRGGSSNKTPNVIVLSTESYKDSLKSNKKLPSVREETASSSSSSASTAKQPSFEETPSWKKAKLDQVGVYSNLEPDAPIDKEKIHKEIEEKLRLVLAREGKVYPYPKPEPSHPVFANDGSFLEIFKKMQQQQTFVQQQVGESMQIHAVPTPPVAPVAPVAPIQQPPPPQLPIFGRRRGGKILKTGVVAKPKASNETETGDVKDFWSIYLREVKKYKSTACESDSKTRPLVR from the coding sequence ATGTCGCCACCAACACCACCGTCACCACCAATCATATCGCGCTATGCACGCGAGGAGGAAGAGCAAAAGACCAGTAGCAGGAGTCACCACCGCACGGCTCGTGATTATCGCGCCAGCCGCTCGCGCAGCAGAGGACGTGGTCGCAGCAGTCGTTTGAGTCCCGATAGAGAGCGCAGGTACAGGCCACGCACACATTCTAGAAGTCGAAGCCGTGATGTCAGTCGGTATCGCTGGAAACAGCGGTCAGAAAAGTCTCCATCCAGACATCGACGTGAGCGATCTCCTTCGAAGTCGATAGTGCGACCTGAAAGACGAAGGCGCAGCAGTCACAGAAGTCGATCGCGATCTTactcaaaaacacacaaaaacattTCCAACAGATCGAAGAGCCGTTCGCGCTCGCACTCGCGTTCTAGACGTCGTCACAACCGTTCAAGATCAGGTTCGAAGAGCCACCGAACAAGAGACACTAGAAGTCGCAGCAAGCGTCGTGAAGACCGCGGAGGCAGTTCGAACAAAACTCCGAATGTAATCGTACTATCCACAGAATCATACAAAGACTCACTCAAATCGAACAAAAAGTTGCCATCAGTACGGGAAGAGACAGCATCATCCTCCTCTTCGTCAGCGTCGACTGCGAAACAACCCTCATTTGAGGAAACACCTTCGTGGAAGAAGGCCAAATTGGATCAGGTTGGAGTGTACTCTAATTTAGAGCCCGACGCACCCATAGACAAGGAAAAGATCCACAAAGAAATCGAAGAGAAACTCCGTCTGGTGCTCGCCAGAGAGGGCAAAGTATATCCATATCCCAAGCCAGAACCGTCACATCCTGTGTTCGCAAATGACGGCTCTTTTCTGGAGATTTTCAAGAAGATGCAGCAACAACAGACATTCGTACAACAGCAAGTTGGCGAGAGTATGCAAATTCATGCCGTGCCCACACCTCCCGTTGCACCTGTGGCGCCCGTTGCTCCCATTCAGCAACCACCTCCTCCTCAGTTGCCAATTTTCGGCCGAAGACGTGGCGGAAAGATACTCAAAACTGGCGTAGTTGCCAAGCCAAAGGCATCCAACGAAACCGAAACGGGTGATGTGAAAGACTTCTGGTCGATCTACCTGCGCGAGGTGAAAAAGTACAAAAGCACAGCCTGCGAATCGGATAGCAAAACGAGACCTCTCGTTCGATAA
- the LOC129946126 gene encoding uncharacterized protein LOC129946126 isoform X2, which yields MSKGEIKLETAPFDPRFPNCNQTRHCYQSYIDYHRCQRIRGANYEPCNYFKKTFTSLCPNAWVEKWNDQREAGTFPGRI from the coding sequence ATGTCCAAGGGCGAAATCAAATTGGAGACTGCTCCTTTCGATCCACGATTCCCCAACTGCAACCAGACTCGTCATTGCTATCAAAGCTACATTGATTACCATCGTTGCCAGCGCATTCGTGGAGCTAACTACGAGCCATGCAACTACTTCAAGAAGACCTTCACGTCCTTGTGCCCAAATGCATGGGTTGAAAAATGGAATGACCAACGTGAGGCTGGCACCTTCCCAGGcaggatttaa